In Acanthochromis polyacanthus isolate Apoly-LR-REF ecotype Palm Island chromosome 9, KAUST_Apoly_ChrSc, whole genome shotgun sequence, the DNA window TGTGGATTAACTCATTGGTGGAGAATTTCTCAAGAACGTTTTCTGCATAGTTGGTTAAATGTGTCCCTTttctaaacaaaacaacagaaatgagagaTTCAACTTGTTTCTCTGAAGTTCTATTTTTGTCCAGGTAGACCCTGCTCTTGATGAAATGGAAATGTCTGTAGAGCCTGAAGTTGCCCAACATGCACATAAGCTGGTGCTTTCTGTTCCCTCTGTGTGCGTTTCATTTCAGTGAGATTAATTGCCTCTGAAAGACAGAACCTCGGTGAACCTGCCCCCGACTGCAACAGGGCGTCACTAATTACTGCACAGTGTGTGGAAAGGTTAATTACCCCAAACCCCGAACTTCTATTCTTATTTAACGGCAACAGAAAAATCACGTGGTAGTTTAACAACCCACAAAGCTAATCTGAGAAGAGCCTAACATATAAATGTCAACTATGGggtatttatacattttatagGTATAAGATGAATGCAGGACTATTAACTCTcgtgacccgttttaaagtttgaaaatgtggggaaaaaaatagatttccacagtgaaacttctgctgTCCaccttttcaacatttttgggaaatctctgaacattttttggtgggaaaaaagaaatgttccaaatgtttcttaagaacatacacaacaaaaaatcaaccaaaatccagtgaatttcactggatgtAAACACCTGATGgatatgaatgttcttaaagaaaatattagaagttttactgatatatatgtaatcactttagatatttttgagattttttttggaagatttttactcatttttgaaaatatttacaataattttttgccatatttggaggattttttttttacttttaagggaaatttttaaggaattattggaattttcatcctgaaggttttgcaacttttcataaatttggttaattgttttgctgaatttttggattttttttcggacaaaggaacaatatttttcggtgtgtgtaaatgaggacaacaggagggttaatcagTGCATTTTACACTGTAGTAATGGAGGCTACCTGCAGCACTAGACAAAGACGTGATGTTCAAACAGTTAGAATGTGTTTATGTCGCACACAAGCATCAACATGACCCAGCTAACATGTTGTAATGGAGCAAATAAATGGAATTCATGGGACACAACAGACTGAAGACAAAGGGCCGTTTTCCATAgactttattattgttgttttcttctcactCTAACAGGTGTACACAACGCTCTAAATGTCATGGCTTTTTTGTCTTAAATACTCTCCGCTcttaaagaaaaactgtaaaaatatttaattataacTAATTAAAAGATCTCTTCAGAGGGACAGGACTGGGAGGGGCGCAAAGGTACGAGGGTCCGGGGGCGGGCGGGGGTTCATCTGTGGTCCTTATCTGAGAAGCTGGGTGGGTACGGGAGGCAGAAAAAAACGGGGACGGGGTCAAGTTACATCCAGCTGGGGGTTTCACCGCGAAGACGGGGTGGTGTTACCGTTTAAAGAAAACCTGGAAGAGCGACACATAGCAGCAGGTTAGAACAAAAGGAGTGTGTTCTCTGTTGTATGATGAATTAAGTCGGTCGGTCTATCACCTGCACACTCTCTCCATCATGTGTGAGACCAGGCGGTCTGAGATGCCCGGACACGACTCCTCAGCCAGGTTGAAGGCGTTCTCCAGCTCCTCAATGGCTCCCACACCGCCGCCACTCGCCCGCCGCTTCTCCTTCAACTGATGGTAACGGAAAGTCAGAGTGTTGGTTTGCTATTCAGGAGGAGCGTTCAACCAAAGAATACAATCTCATTGAAAGCCTAAAATCTAAACCATCTAAAATCATCAAGTTTTGTGCTATGGATATTTCAAATGTTATCtgtgaaaattttgattttaaatgaatGCATCAAGTACTTtcaaagatctttttttttaaaaaactgcctgTTTGACCACTTTCAGCACTCATTTTTGCCCgctgaaatgtgaaatgattATTTCTTCTCATATCATTGATTTATAATCTGCAATACTGGATTGAGTAACCTCTGATTATAAGTGTACTAAAATACGGGAAAAAAATGAGGCCATCTTGGAAAAtcccatctttgagcacacattaacAAAAGCCTTTATATCGCAAAAGTGAACCACGGACATGTTTCAAAACATATAGTTGAATGTCACAATGATAAACAAGataagcactcagagagcgcagtattcTGCCAAGGCTaagtctttgtatcatttcctgACGGCTAAAATCTTCAattaaaatgaccttgcactgagcacaggtgtgtcttatacatgtgtacattatgtatgaatactgaatcacgtgacctaaatatgtagcgggcaatgggaattgatgggactcagaaacacccccacaatttaatcgaTTATTCCTTGAATCATTTCGGACGGATAAGTCTCGATAAGGCCGCAGTagtggatttgtagtgggatcacaatcatgtgatcggcagcaagcagctgatgcagtgtaaaaacaaaacatgcattactttttaaaaaaatctaaaacgaAAAAGTGAATCTCGCTGAACTTTCATAACTGATTGGTCAGGTTTAACAAACTGtaccacaaaaactaaaatattgctAGACAGCCTTATCCAAGTAGAACAAAGtacaagaaaatattaaaaagttaTTGGGGAGTATTTTATACTTCAAGCTAAAATTGAACAAACATCTTTCTGGTACTCTGGTTTTCCTGCTTTCTGCTGTTTAATTCTGACTAATAATACACCACACCTATCGTCTTGCTGGTAAGAGGTGCAGGTTCAAGTCTAATTTCTATTATAAAGACACGgtttttaaatatcttgttttaacTAAAGCACTTAATTTATGAAAAGCCCCTCACCGGAAGAAATGCACTAACTGACTGCACAAGTAAAAACACTCACATGGATTGGCCTTTTTCCTGTACACAAACACTATCTCTACTTCTACAACACATGCTGGTATGCTTATCGCCAAACccattctgtcacatttttatacttttatttaCTAATTATAATCTTTTAGCTACACTTTTTATTACCTGGGTTACTGTTTAACGGCCTACTTTTCACAGTGCACTACAttcttctgtgttttatgttcGCTGCACAAACAGAGACGTCACCACGACGACGTGGTACGAAACTACGGGGACAATAAAGCTCTCTAATCGAAGTGCAGCTTCTCAATAAATTCCAAGTAGTCAGTTTCCAAACCTTGCTCATGTGCACAAATAAAAGGTagtgctgattttatttttaatttctgcagCCCACATTGGAACTGTAACCCATGCTATTAAATGTTCCTATTTTTTATGAGTGATGATCGTTttaatgcagtttgtttttggtgttcttgggaaATAATTCCATTCTAACCTTTCAGAACATTGTAATTAAAGTTCATTTGGCTCAGCAGCCAAGAAGAAAACTTCAGAGGTGTTAAAAAAGCTACAAGGGGAAAGATTACCTCTGCTCCTTGTATAATTTTAAATGTGTACAGGAGagtacactttcatgtacttaGTGCTGGAATCATCTTTTCCTCATTTATGACACTGGTAATGAATAATGATTCCTGCTTTGGGGGCTAGAGGTACACATTTTGTCCTAAAATTTCACTCGAGTTGCTCTGCCGTTCAGAACTCTTGTTAAATTGAGGCCTATTATTTGGGGGCTTTATCTAAATTAAGTGGaggtaaaataaaaagcaacagtCTGGCGTACCTCTCTGAAGATGGGTGTTACCAAGGCAGACAAGCTTTGTGACTTGGGCTGCCTTTTCACAGAATCTCCTGACTGCAAAGAGGAGAAAGggtgtaagaaaaaaaaacgaccAAACAAGAGattcatttctgcatcactgcctTTGTGCTGCAGATGTCTGACCtctgaatctgtgtgtgtgtagccctTCTGTAACTTGTTCATAGAGGTGGGTCGGACTGTGGGGAAGGTCCACACGGGACACTGATCTACGTCACCGTCAGCATCCCTGAAGGAAGGGCAAAAAGAAGGAGAAGCTCACAAAAAGGAAATATATATCAGATAGAAACAGTCAAAAAACTAAGGGGCACCAATGACCTGTTTTACTTTTGCTccagtctgactcactggatgcaGACTGCAGGTATAATCCTGCCATTGGCCACACATTGCACACAGCGTTCTCCTCCCCCTCTGCTTTCTACATTTCACCATTTTCAAAGTCAAAGAAGCAACAACCACCTCAGGACTAATAACCTGCGacaattaaaatgtttgcagaGGATTCTTATCGTGAGGTAAAGCAGTCCTGCTAGAGCAAAATGATGATGAAGCGCAGCCATTTGTTGCTACACAAAACTACATTTAGCAAAGAATAAGCTCAATTTATGCAGCATGTCATCTCTCAAGGCATTCCCATAAACTGGTCTTGATATTTgggataaaaaaaatccaggcatgcacatcaataaataaatgaacaaccTCTAAATAATAGCATCTTATCAAATTAAACTGCCGTGCAACCGCTGCTTTCAGTCAATCTCTACGAATAAATCCTGATGTTTCGGTTAAATGGCgtgaataaatgtgtgttctGGATGCTAACATGTCTGAGTCATCGGAGCTGGATTCCTCCCCGTGTCCCTCCGATTTCCAGCGGCGGTAGCGGTCGATCAGCTCGGTCAGATAGGCCGTCTTCTTGGTGTAACGCGTGATGAACTTGTGCTTCAGGAGCTCTTTGGCGGTTGGCCTCTGTgcagaaaagaaacacagaaaagacaacacaaatgaaGTGACTCCAATAGTTTTCTGTGTATGTACAGTTTAAAATCAGACTGCATGACTAACCTCATTTAGTGTAAAGTAGGGCTGGCCCAGAATaatggtttctggtctccggatattcgggccctattaaagacgaatatccgaatattcgttccaccCGGTAACGTCCGATCGGAGGGGggctgaatattcggataccaaaattaatatccggataccgccgtagtgaacgaatattcggatatttggatTTTCGGGGCCAGCACTAGTACAAAGCTGTaaaattttgctcattttacagCTTTCAAAGTAATTCAAATTGCATGAGATACAAAGTTATCCGGTTAAGAAAGGTACTTAGGTCATAGTATATGACTCCACACAGACGAAAGAAAATGAATGTTCTGGATTTATGGAACAggtacaacaaaaaacatcaattaTTACACAGCCAGGCATTTTAGGCTGGTGTTTTGCTTAATGTGTAAATATTCCAGTATAGTGCATATATGGCGAATGTagttgaaattaaaataaatgttactgACTGGATGAGCTGGCTAAAAAGACAGTACTCATTCATTCTAAAGTAAAGAAACCAGACAGTTTCAGTTTGAAAAGCGGCTCCAGGAGCATCTGGACTTGGTCTCAGTGGAACAAGCTGCCACAGGACATTAATTAGGTCGGTCTTAAACACACTTCATCTAATTTACATACACATTCTGGTGGAGTATTTACTTGGTTTTATGTTTCTTAAGCATGTGGGTCAACCGGTGAATGATGATGGACTGCCTTCCTGTTGCCTACCGAAGCTGAAATAATATTTAACCTgcacaaatgatgtttgtgtttaaatggCATGAAGCTGatgcaaatgttttcagtcgGTAAAAGACGTTTGACGGCTGGGTCTAACGAGATTTCTTACTATATATTATGTGTGTCCATTTGAAGGAAATGAGACGGAACAAAGAAAGGAGCAGCAGCATGAAAAATTAAcattcagacacaaaatcataGTAATTTCAGGAGTTAGAAGCTCAGGCATACAGTGGGGATTAGAGCAGTGACGAGCTTCTACCACATCATGCCACTCAGATTATTTCAGAAAATTATTGGCGCCTGTGAATAACGTGATTTGGATCCTGTTTGGATATCTGagaaagcacaaaacaaacttGAATGCCTATTAAGGACTGGACAAGCTAATCCACTCAAAATATTTGGTGGGATAAAAGAGCGCTGTTTTACTTCACTGTTTGCCTTCAGTCAGAACAGCACCGATTTAATTAGCCTAAATACGCATGTCTGATCCCGTTTTGGATCTGCCACCAGAGCTTACAGACGGACGCAGGCGTTGTACTCACAAAACGAGGATCTTTATTTAGACAGGCCTCCACAAACTCTTTGAAGGGTTTGCTGTAAGGGCCTTCCAGTGTGGGTGGAGTGTTTTTGGGGATGAGGAAGAGGACTCTCATGGGGTGGAGATCAGAGTTGGGGGGCTCCCCTTTGGCCAACTCAATGGCAGTGATTCCCAGAGACCAGATGTCAGCCTGAGTGGGAGAGAAAATATGTGAGCAACGTGTGTACACTTCTCTTCCAGACACTCAAACTGCACAAAATCCAGTTCTCGATGGTGAACATTTAATCCGCATACTTCCACCAACAACTTAACCGTACCTCTGCAAGAACTCAGTGCAAAAGTGAGCGTCTCTTGAAGCAGTTTCAGACCCCTCACCTTAAAATCATAGGCTGActgcttaatgacctccggAGCCATCCAGAAAGGCGTGCCGACAAACGTGTTCCTCTTGATCTGGGTGTCTGTCAGCTGTCCCGCAACCCCAAAATCTGCCAGCTTCACGTCGCCCTGCTCTGACAGCAGCACGTTGGCAGCTGGAAGAAAGAAACCAAAGACGGTCAAAATACGAGCAAACGTGGTCCGAGTTTGCTTCTGTATCAGGCGTCAGAAAACATGAGTCCCATTCTGAGATAATAATGAGTGACGAAGCGTTACTGTGTCTTATTCAGGCGAATCAAGAATCCTTTTTGAAATGCAAAATCAGTGATTAATTATTGCCTTAAATGTGGTCAAAATGTGATCAGCAGCATTCAGCATACAACACGcagcagatggacagacagctgGACGCCAGACACGTGCATTCTCCGGTTTCAGACATCACGAGATGTTCAGTGATTTTGTCAGGATAGTTTACACTATGTTCGATAAAAATCCACAAATAATAATGTATTTTCTGTGGCGTCCTGTAATGATTACGAACCAAAATCTTGTCTCGTAACAAGTTAAGAGCACAGTATCACCTGCATGCAACGGAAAAAACATGAGCTCCACTTGCGATAACGTGCAAAAGGGTAAAGATTTAACGCCTACGGTATGCTGTGAGATTTCAGACACAGATGGTGTTAAATGTATACAGCTTGGTAACGTATTTCAGCGTGTAGACTTATGATCAGCATCTGGTGAAAGCTGGATGCTGTGGATGCTTTACTGGAGGCATCTCACTGACATGATATGATATATGAGATTGTACTGGTATAAACTgacatctgttaaaaaaaaaaaaaaagaggacttTCACAGCATAAAACGTGCCTGGCCCAGTGTGTGGTTGTCAGTGCATGAAGACGGCGTTTACTACCTTTGATATCTCTGTGAATCTTCCTTTCAGAGTGCAGATACTCCAGACCTTTTAGTATTTCCCTCAGTATAGTAGCAATGTAAGTTTCTTCAAGGGGCCCTGGACggagctgaaatgaaaaaaaaagcaatattgtaatatttttttaaacaatatattTATTGACAGTTTTTATATGCAGGTACATATATGCAATGCAGTTTACAAGACTTACTCggttatgcaaatatttttaaccaTTATGTGGCACTTGCATATTAAACAGATCATTATACGTAAAGTaataaagaaaagagagagagaaaagatttaaaatataaaaacaaggaagaaaagaacaacaaacaaacatcttcTCAGACATGTAAATGCGTAAATACAGTACTTTATGCAGAACAGCAGGTAGTCTTGTCATTCCTCTCATTCTGGCAGCTCCACGACGTTTACATCACAAATATTTATTCCACCTCATCACTGTCGTCTGTTAAATTTATGGAGTTCACAAAAGCAACAGGGTCCCCACGCTGTCTCAAACAAATCCTGTCTCCCTTTTCGTACATGTGCCACTCTCTCTAGAGGAAAGGTTATTAACATCTGTCTCACCCAGTTTACTAATCTTGGAATGCAAGACTTTTTTCCAAAAGAGTGCATGTAATTTTTTAGCACTTAAGATATGCTCACTCTTGGTGTATTtatgtcactttggataaagTCCTAAAATAAAGTGAACAGGATTCATTGAGATAGTTTTAGAAATAATGCAATATTGTAAGATTTAAATAAGGCTTTGTAAGCTGTATAAAAATAGAAATCGTCTCACCAGATCCAGAGCAGATCCTCCACCTAAATACTCCATGATAATCCACAGCTTGGTCccctgaggggaaaaaatgacttgatgacagacatgtaaagtttgagatTTAACACCACAGCCCGCATAGCGCTGTGTGGGTGACTGTGCCTCTAAGCTTCTGCAGTTAAAAGCTGAAGATGTACGCTGCTGTGTGGGTATCACTTTATCGTCTCACCTTCAGGTATGATCCATAATACTTGGTAACAAAAGGACTGTCACACTGGCTCAGCACCGTGATCTCCTGCTGAATGTCTTCTATCTcgtcctctgcctcctccaggTCTATGATTTTAATCGCCACCACCTCCTTGGTGCGGTTGTTGATTCCTTTGTAGACCTCTCCGAAGGAACCCTTCCCAATGCGCTCCTGCTTGGTGAAGTACTCCTCAGGGTCCAGCCGGGTGTTCTGCTCCATGGACAGCATAGTAAGCACTGAACTACGGAGTGCATGTCATGATGATGGTGCTTACAGCTTAATTTGTGCGTATGAGTGGGTGTCTCTTGTCAGGCACATGAACCACACAGAAACTCTGTGCTAAAAGCAAACAAGGACTTTTACATAATGGTTACATTTACGTGCGACTGTATATTACAGTATCCTCCAGCACTGCCCTATTTCAAAAAGATGATGGGATGGATGATTAACTTCTCTTGTCTGTGTCTATACCCGTCTATTCAGTCACAGCCCATGTAATAACCGAGACTCTACATCGAACTTTGCGCCAGGATGTAATTCAAGAAGCATGACACTTGAAAGTTCAGTGGTTTTCTCTCTCTTCATAACAGCAGGAAATGAGAGATGATGAGGCGGCGGCACTTAAAGAAatcattacatttaaaacattttcctgtgAACAACACCAACAATTCAGAACCTATAGGGAATTTTTATATTTGGCTGAACATTCTGATGAAATTTAGAGTTTCTAATCACATCTAGATGTTTGATGCTGCTTACAGCAAGAACATGACACCCACATGAATTtgtgtatattatatatatatatatatatatatatatatatatatatatatatatatatatatagtgttcTTTACCACTGATGATGATGCCAGAGACCCCCACCCAGCCTATTCGTGGAAAGCCTGACAGTCATGGGGGCTCGGCTTGCCTTGGACAAGAAGACGGGAGGTGACAGTTGGTGAAAAGAGGGTTTCTGTACCTGGTTTTGCATGTCTCGAAGGTGTGCCATCCCCTCTGCTGGCTGGACGGGACAGGGACGGCCACAGCGTTGTCTTCCCGAAGTTTATCAAATTGTCCTTTCGTGGTTTTTCCTCCCCTCGCTGCTGTCTAGGAAGCTAGCTAGGTGGCTAGCCAACTAGATAAACACCCAATCTGCTGGCTTTAACGGGGCTGTCACTCCGCGCACTGTTTTCGGCCTCCAAGTCCGCCGGAGGACTCCACAGCCCGGCGAGACAAACCAGCTACTGACCGAGAGGCTCCATGTATGTCGGCGGCGGCGAACGGGAGGAAAAATTACTCTCTCCGTGAATTAATATTTAATTCATTTCAAGGAGCGCTTAGCCTGTTGTTCATTTGAAGCTTGAGGAGGACAAAATAATGGCCCAGACCGACGGCGCATGCGCCTTACTTTCAAAGGCGTTGGAATTGTGGGAGTTGTAGTTGTAAACTCTGTAGCTTACTTTTCATGTAGAATTTATAGTGACTTTTCTTAGCAAAAGAGTGACTGTTTCATCTCTGGTTAAACTGGAATAATAGATACTTTATAAAGTGTATTATTTAATCCTGAATGATTTCTCTTGCTGTGCTGTGGGACAAAGTTTGAAGCCCTTTAGTTTAGGTGATTTCACCTGTGGCTGTTGCACCATCATGTATTACATAACTAGAATAAATTCACATAGATTAATGCAAAAGTCAATTTCtacagctgctgctggtttagGTGGAgctcatttagatttttatttgtatCCAACTACAACAAATGCTAATTAGATTGCTGGTGAGTCTCTCTCagagtctttaagaaaagacaaaaaatcagCTCTTCATTGAACACCTTTGCGCTGagagactgaaaaaaaacaaacaaaaaaaaccaataaATCCTATAAGTtctgcactgcctgtaggcACCGTGGTCCTGTTATCACACTTggacttgttttatggctcttatccagatTGTtttcctgactagatccttgcttgtgttctatcgactctcagatgtatgtcactttggataaaagtgtctgctaaagtGTAGAATTGCAATAATTGCATTAATGATTATGGATTAGTTTGTAGATTAATTCTCCCATTCATCAACTGGTTTTTTGGTTAAGCAGCGAAAAGTGCTATCACAAGAGTACTAAACTATTATCAAAATTGTTGCcaatttttcatcatttgacTAACCGACTAATTGTTTTCAGCTGTGCTTGTATAAACTGTTGTGAAGTTTAGTTTATAACAACACATTACATTTTATCCTATATCTTATgtgcaaaaatctcattttgcTCAGTAAACAGTTTCTAAAGCTTTCAgataaatgaaggaaaaagtacaacatttctttgttgttcTCGTAGAAGAACAAAGTGGCATGAGTAACGGGTAAAGTACCTGATATTTGTGCTGAAGTGCTCCATTTACTTATTTCCTACCAGGAATCCTACACATTCACGTGGACTATTTCTCAATAAACAAACTCttatataaaaatacatttaaaatcagtTCATAGTAGACAAACTAGTAAAGTCACAGTATTTCTGCAAACAACTATTGGTTGAATTTAATCAACATATTATTTGGGAATATATATTTGTCTGAGTCTACTCTTGTTATAGCCTGTAAATGTGAGCAAGGTTTAATAATGTGGATTTTTAAGCGATTACACAATATGCAGTGAGGAGATAGCTGAAGTCTACATTTGT includes these proteins:
- the stk25b gene encoding serine/threonine-protein kinase 25, with translation MAHLRDMQNQNTRLDPEEYFTKQERIGKGSFGEVYKGINNRTKEVVAIKIIDLEEAEDEIEDIQQEITVLSQCDSPFVTKYYGSYLKGTKLWIIMEYLGGGSALDLLRPGPLEETYIATILREILKGLEYLHSERKIHRDIKAANVLLSEQGDVKLADFGVAGQLTDTQIKRNTFVGTPFWMAPEVIKQSAYDFKADIWSLGITAIELAKGEPPNSDLHPMRVLFLIPKNTPPTLEGPYSKPFKEFVEACLNKDPRFRPTAKELLKHKFITRYTKKTAYLTELIDRYRRWKSEGHGEESSSDDSDMDADGDVDQCPVWTFPTVRPTSMNKLQKGYTHTDSESGDSVKRQPKSQSLSALVTPIFRELKEKRRASGGGVGAIEELENAFNLAEESCPGISDRLVSHMMERVCRFSLNGNTTPSSR